The DNA window taggagaggtacttaatgaatacttttcttcagtattcactgcagaaaaggatcttgatgattgtagggatgacttacagcagactgaaaagcttgagcatgtaggtattaagaaagaggatgtgcaggaggttttggaaagcatcaagttggataagtcaccaggaccggatgaaatgtatcctaggctactgtgggaggcgaggggagGAGATCACTGAACCTCTGGCAaagatatttgcatcatcaacggGAGCGGGAGAGGCTCCGGAGaattggctttgtgaaaggcaggttgtgccttacgagcctgattgaatttgtatatggatttcagcaaggcatttgatacagtaccccaggcaaggcttattgagaaggtaaggaggcatgggatccaaggagacattgctttgtggatccagaacctgCTTCCGTACAGAAAGCAAAGggaggttgtagacgggtcatattctgcatggaggtcgatgaccagtggtgtgcctcagggatctgttctgggacccctactctttgtgatttttataaatgacctggacgaggaagtggagggatgggttagtaaatttactgatgacacaaaggttgggggtgttgttgatagtgtggagcgctgtcagaggttacaatgggacattgataggatgcaaaactgggctgagaagtggcagatggagttcaacccagataagtacgaagtggttcattttagtaggtcaaatataatggcagaatagagcattaatggtaagactgttggcagtgtggaggatcagagggatcatggggtccaagtccataggacactcaaagttgctgtgcaggttgactctgtggttaaaacagtgatggtgcattggccttcatcaatcgtgggattgagtttaggagctgagaggtaatgttgcagctatataggaccctggtcagacccctcttggagtactgtgctcagttctggtcgcctcactacaggaaggatgtggaaaccatagaaaaggtgcagaggatatttataagaatgttgcctggattggagaccatgccttacgagaataggttgaggtgtacaagatgatgagaggcattgatcgtgtggctctTCAGAGCCTTtcccccggggctgaaatggctagtacgagagggcacagttttaaggtgcttggaagtaggtacagaggagatgtcaggagtaagtttttacgcagggagtggtgagtgcgtggaatgggctgccggcaacggtggtggaggcggatacgatggggtcctttaagagactcctggataggtacatggagcttagaaaaatagaaggctgtgggtaaccctaggtaatttctaagataaggacatgttcggcacaggggccagtattgtgctgtaggatttctatgtttctacgtttctcTGTGTCAGTCGGTGGCAATCTCTGACATCGTTGTGTATACACGCATTATCATCACTTTGGTAGCATCAGCCTTCGATATCCCGGGATAGAGTGATCAATCAACTGTAGCGCTCAAACTGTGGCAGATTAGAGAACTGTGGCTGCTCAGTCAACTTATCCTGCGGCATGTAACGCAGCTTCCGACCCACAAAACCTTTCATCAGCATATGAAAAGACTAATCACGGATACGATTGAATATTGAACCCTTCCCGGCTTCATTGCATCTCAACACTACCCAGCTCTAAACGGGCACCGTGAGTGGGAAATCCCGACTGTATCATCCCTTCGCCCTTGGCTCACTTTGACTTGTGTGGATCCTATCTACAAAATACTCAGCTATTACTCGTCCACCTTACTCAGACTGTATCTCCCAAACCGGTGCCCCAAAAGGAAAGTGGTTGCAGTGGCAGAGGAAGACTACCTACCGAAAAGTTGTGCCCTGGCTCACTGACCGACGTGGCATGGAATTATCAATGCTGGGTCCAAATACTCCAATTCTGCGAGGAATAATGATGATTAATACTGCAGTTTACGGAAGTGATTCATCATCCCCCTCTCTATGCCACTGAAGTCTGTGGAATATATGGCGACAGACCCCAGCCTGTATATAGAGATGAGGAAAGATGGGAAGTAAAGTGATACTGAGACTGGTGACTGCGAAATGGAAATTATAGTGGAATGAATGAATGGGGACAAAGATGTAGTGAATGAGAGCGCGACTCTCGAAGTTTGTGCAGGTTTAGCAACCAACGTTTATCTTTACGCGGATTGATCCCGAATGTGTATTTTCAAAGTTAATAACACACAGCAAGCATTTCCCCTTTcagatgtttatttttaaatacatttaaataaaATAGTCGACGGTAATATAAATATTGACATGTTGATGAATTCTCACTGTGAAGCAAACAAGAATTGATTTGACATTACTGTTAAAATACGcttttttctgcatttattgacATTTTCAGCGTTTTCGCGCAAATTAGACTGAATTGTCCATTTTCGTCTCGTTATTCCCCTCAGCTGCTCCACTCTCGTTTTCCCCGGGATTCTGTCGGGGACTGGATGCCGTATCGGATTCGCTGTTGATCGGGACGATTCGCTCATCCACAGCGGTCAGAGCCAGGCGCGGGGCTTGAACCTTTAACACACCGTCCTGGGTCAAACAACATTTCACTGACTGAGCATCGACACCTTCTGGCAGCTGGAATTCCCTCCTGAACTCCTCAAGTCTGTAGCTGTAAGAGCCGCTGCCATCGTCGCTCTTCTTCTCGTATTTTCCTGTCACCAGCACTTTTCTTCCAAGGACTTTCACCTTCAGTTCTTCCGGGGAGAATCGCGGTACATCCAGGGACACAGAGAAGCCATCTCCACTCTTGTCCACTGACCCGCCCTGATCTCCCTGGTATATTGCagggatggaggggaggaagctgccAGAATGAGCCAGAAATAACTTGTTGCGGAGTTGACATTTCGTCATGTACAGTATTCAGGAGGCGGCCCCGCTGGAATCGTCCCGAGAGCAGCGCTGAGCTGAGTCACTCCCGTTTGTGGCCAGGCTGGGCAGTGACGACACTCGGTATTATTGTCATCTCCGCAACCCAGACACTTCTGGCTCATTCtggcagcttcctcccctctgtcgCTGCAATATAAAAGGCGTGTGTTCAGAGAGCCTCGGCAGATCAGAAACTGAGATCCGCCACTTCACGCCAGCCGCCTTTGAGAGAAACGACTGAAGAAGCCGAGACGATGCTCAGCTGTCGGACTTGCCAGACGTCCCGCCTGTTCCAGCAGCCGGTGCACACACTGTGGCCCGTGCCGCTCACTGTCTTTGAGCCGCTCGAATGTAACGTGTGGAAACAGGTGGAGGAAATGCGAAAGGGCATGAATTTCATGGAGAGAATTTtcgaggagttggccaaagagtTCTGGGGGGAAAGACCACGAATTCGAGCCGGAGCCGAAGGAGGTCAGAACGGAACAGTGGACAAGAGTGGAGATGGCTTCTCTGTGTCCCTGGATGTACCGCGATTCTCCCCGGAAGAACTGAAGGTGAAAGTCCTTGGAAGAAAAGTGCTGGTGACAGGAAAATACGAGAAGAAGAGCGACGATGGCAGCGGCTCTTTCAGCTACAGACTTGAGGAGTTCAGGAGGGAATTCCAGCTGCCAGAAGGTGTCGATGCTCAGTCAGTGAAATGTTGTTTGACCCAGGACGGTGTGATAAAGGTTCAAGCCCCACGCCTGGCTCTGACCGCTGTGGATGAGCGAATCGTCCCGATCAACAGCGAATCCGATACGGCATCCAGTCCCCGACAAAATCctggggaggaggcacaggaaaaCGAGAGTGGAGCAGCTGAGGGGAACAACCAGACAAAAATGGACAGTTCAGTCTAATTTGCACGAAAACGCTGAAGATGTCAATAAATCCATTCAAAAGCGTATTTTAACAGTAATGTCATATTAATTCTTGTTTGCTTCACAGTGAGAATTCATCAATGTGTCAATATTTATATTAACGTCGagtattttatttaaatgtatttaaaaataaacatctgATCAGATAagcttggatttaatttatttattttttgtggtgtaatatataattgatgtaaaaagttatattgcactaatcttaaccgaacatttattgtatttgtcatactatcaagacatagtcttgaccaatttgtttcttcaattttaatattcaaatcactttcccatttttgtcttgacttatggactccttgtttaattgcctgtttttgaatcaaattatacatacaagatataattttttaatatttcctttttgaattaaaatttctatttcattcgatttcggcaataacattgtttgacctagcttttctcttatgtaagcccttagttgaaagtaacaaaataaagtgttatttgatactttatatttattctttaattgatcgaatgacattaatatacctccttcaaaacaatctcctatgtatttaatccctttttgaaaccaattatataaaagttgattgtccattgtaaaaggaatatctgatcagtgtttccgatgtaaccaagaaactggtacatttttacattctacatggtcttgtcctaaaattcaacctttttggacaaatttaagacttttattggaacaaattacgggaatgcaacttcctcataatccaatattacttttactaggtgatattgaagggataaaaccgaaactcaaactaaataaatatcagaaagaattcataaaaattgcactggctgtagccaaaaaggctattgcaattacttggaaatcagatacatatttaagtatagattgttggaaaaaagaaatctatggctgtattccattagaaaaaattacttataatttaagagataaatatgaaacatttttgaaaatttggcgcccttatttacaaaagacaggattaaatatataggtgctctgaagatgaaataattggttacttggggaaagaaataaatatatatactaaagttattaagaactccatggagcatgtggagaccctccaacaaccaggcactctttctttctttttttttctttcttaatttgtttttatatatagggaagttaggggggaggggggaagggatatatacttttttttccatacttgtaatcacttaaaaatgcaattaaatacaatttttaaaaacaaataaataaataaataaacatctgAAAGGGGAAATGCTTGCTGTGTGTTATTAAATTTGAAAATACACATTCGGGATGTAGGCACTTTCAATCTGCGTAAAGATAAACGTTGGTTGCTAAACCTGCACAAACTTCGAGAGTCGCTCTCTCATTCACCACATCTTTGTCCCTATTCATTCATTCCACTATAATTTCCATTTCGCAGTCACCAGTGTCGGGTGAGCCCCTTTACTCCGTGTCGTTCCTCATCTCTATATACAGGATGTGGAATGTCTCCATATATTCCACAGACTTCAGTGGCATAGAGAGGGGGATGATGAATCACTTCCGTAAACTGCAGTATTAATCATCATTATTCCTCGCAGAATTGGAGTATTTGGACCCAGCATTGATAATTCCATGCCACGTCGGTCAGTGACCCAGGGCACGACTTTTCGGTAGGTAGTCTTCCTCTGTCACTGCAACCACTTTCCTTTTGGGGCACCGGTTTGGGAGATACAGTCTGAGTAAGGTGGACGAGTAATAGCTGAGTATTTTGTAGATAGGATCCACACAAGTCAAAGTGAGCCAAGGGCGAAGGGATGATACAGTCGGGATTTCCCACTCACGATGCCCGTTTAGAGCTGGGTAGTGTTGAGATGCAATGAAGCCGGGAAGGGTTCGATATTCAATCGTACCCGTGATTAGTCTTTTCATATGCTGATGAAAGGTTTTGTGGGTCGGATGATGAGTTAAATGCCACCAGGCTCGCCCGGATTGTCGCGATAGAAGTCTCGGATGAGAGAAAGGTGAAGAGGCGGGGGATCCAGGTGCGCTCCTCAGGACCGTATCCCTCCcagtcgaccaggtactggagacccctgCCTCGGCGGCGCACAACCAGTATTCGCCCGACGGTGTAAGCTGGGTGATCGTCGATGATTCGGGCGGGCGGAGGATATtcagcaggtaggaacaaatggctGACAGACACAGGTTTCAGTTGGGAGACGTGGAACGTGGGATGAATGTGCATGGATTTGGGCAGTTGGAGTTACGACCACCGAAGGGTTGATGATGCTCTCGATTAACGATGGTCCAATGTAACGAGGATTCGGATTTGAAGGGGATGTCCCTTGAAGGGATACAAACCATCTGACCAGGCTGATACTTGGGTGCTGGAATCCGGTGGCGATCGCCGATACTCCGGTTGCGGTCAGCAGAGTGGAGCCGGGCCGAGCGTCGTCCTTCCAGATCTTGCGCCATcggcggagatgggcctgaactgaaggtacaGTGATGTCGTCTTGGTGGGCAGAAAACAGAGCGGGTTGATAACCGACGGAGCATTCGAAAGGAGACATTCCGGTGGCGGCGCTGACCAGGCACTTGTCGGCACAGTCAACCCAAGTGAGATGGGTTACTGGCGGAAATGCAGagcagtgctgcttccaaatccgGATTTGCTCGCTCCATTTGACCGTTAGCCTGTGGATGGAAACAGGAAGACTCACTTACTGAAGCTCCGAGGCCTTGACAGAAGGATTTCCAGACTGGGGGATGACTTCGGGGCCCCGGCCAGAAATAATgtcagagggaattccatgaaggcGGAAGACGCGTTGGACAAGGAGGTCGGCTGTTTCacgggctgtagggagtttggaaAGGCCTATGAAGTGCTCGGCTTTGGAGAAACGCTCCCCTACGGTGAGTTCAGCaatgttcccatgtgaagggggtagtccagtgacgaaatccagagcaacgtggGACCAAGGgcgaccagggacaggtaggggacgaagcagCCCAGCAGGTGGtcgatgggaggcttttccgcGGGTGCACACAGTACTGGCAGCGACGGTGAATTTTGAACGGATGTGCGTAAAGTACATTTCTTTGACAGTGGTCCGTATCGTGGGTGTTGCATTAATCTCTACTGAAAAACATATACTGTTATGTCAGTTTGTAAAATTTCCATTCTTAATATTCGAAACATAAATACATATTTGTAACCAGATCACGGCTGTGTGTCTGTTATTTAGTAAACGTATTTTTCGGATCTATCTAAGATGCGAATTGTTATTTGATGATGGAGAACGGAGTCTCAGTTCGGAATGCGAGGGGCAAGTGCGTAACAGTTTGAGAGTCTGGGATCAGAGCTTGGAGTGGACGAGAGAAATACTGAGTCAAGAGGGAAAATGGGGAGGAAGCAGAGCGACAGAATTTCACAGCAGTTCACGGTCAGTTACACCCTCCCTcattacagctctctgcagtggtGCACCATGCTCCCGAGTTTCAGAAGTTTGGAGCGGGCGACCTGCCTTAACAAACCCCGCCAGATTTCATCCAATACGGCTGCAATTATTAAAGTTATTTATCATAATGGGAAAGCATTGTACAGGTGGGCGAAAGTCCTTGCACAAATTAAAATTCTTTTTGAAATACAATTTTCCTAACTACAGGACAGAAGTATTGGAATTTCCCGGGCGATACTGCAGGACTACGATACCACTCGATTCTAAACAGGTGTTTGCACAAAATGTCAAAGCACTGTGtgcaaaacacacaaagacaccaTTCAGGTACAGGATAACACAGTAACATTCTCGCCACACAAGTGTCAGTCGGTGGCAATCTCTGACGTGCATTACCATCACTTTGGTAGCATCAGCCTTAAATACCCCGGGACATAGAGAGCAATCAACGGTAGCGCTCAAACTATGGCAGATTGGAGAAGCGTGGCTGCTTTGAGTCAACTGATCCCGCAGCAAGTAACGCAGCTTCCGACCCACAAAACTTTTCAACCACTTAGAAAAACACTCGTCACGAGTACGGTATAATATTGAACCCTTCCCGGCTTCATTGCATCTCAACACTACCCAGCTCTAAACGGGCATCGTGAGTGGGAAATCCCGACTGTATCATCCCTTCGCCCTTGGCTCACTTTGACTTGTGTGGATCCTATCTACAAAATACTCAGCTATTACTCGTCCACCTTACTCAGACTGTATCTCCCAAACCGGTGACCCAAAAGGAAAGTGGTTGCAGTGGCAGAGGAAGACTACCTACCGAAAAGTTGTGCCCTGGCTCACTGACCGACGTGGCATGGAATTATCAATGCTGGGTCCAAATACTCCAATTCTGCGAGGAATAATGATGATTAATACTGCAGTTTACGGAAGTGATTCATCATCCCCCTCTCTATGCCACTGAAGTCTGTGGAATATATGGCGACATTCCGCTTCTTGTATACGGAGATGTGGAAGCAAACGGAGTCGAGGAGCTCACCCGAGACTGGTGACTGCGAAATGGAAATTATAGTGGAATGAATGAATGGGGACAAAGATGTAGTGAATGAGAGAGCGACTCTGGGAGTTTGTGCAAGTTTAGCAACCAATATTTATCTTGACGCTGATTGAAAGTGTCTACGTCCCGAATGTGCATTTTCAAAGTTAATACGACAGCAAGGGTTTCCCCTTTCAGATGTTTATTTATAAATACATTTCAATAAAATAGTCGACGTGAATATAAATATTGACAAATTGATGAATTCTCACTGTGAAGCAAACAAGAATTGATTTGACATTACTGTTAAAATActtttttctgcatttattgaaATTTTCAACGTTTTCATGCAAATTAGACTGAATTGTCCATTTTTGTCTGGATGTTCCCCTCAGCTGCTCCACTCTCGttttcctgtgcctcctccccggGATTCTGTCGGGGACTGGATGCCGTATCGGATTCGCTGTTGATCGGGACGATTCGCTCATCCACGGCGGTCAGAGCCAGGCGCGGGGCTTGAACCTTTAACACACCGTCCTGGGTCAAACAACATTTCACTGACTCAGCATCGACACCTTCTGGCAGCTGGAATTCCCTCCTGAACTCCTCAAGTCTGTAGCTGTAAGAGCCGCTGCCATCGTCGCTCTTCTTCTCGTATTTTCCTGTCACCAGCACTTTTCTTCCAAGGACTTTCACCTTCAGTTCTTCCGGGGAGAATCGCGATACATCCAGGGACACAGAGAAGTTACCTCCACTCTTGTCCACTGACCCGCCCTGATCTCCCTGGTGATCAGCTCCCGGCCTCTGAATTATTGCGCTTTCGTTCCAGGACTGTTTGGCAACCCCCTCGACAGCTCTGTCGATGAAGTTCATGCCTTTTCGCATTTGCTCGATCTGTTTCCACGCGGTAAGTTCGAATGGGTCAACGCGAGTGAATAGACTAGGCCACGGTGTGTTCCCAGGCTGCTGGCACAGGCAGGAAGGGTGCGAAGGTCGGCGGTTGCGCATGTTTTCTGCCTCTTCTGTCACCTCTCTGCAAGGCAACTGGCGTGAAGTGGCCGACCTCAGTTTCTGATCTGCCGCAACCCTCGAGACACACGCCTTATATATTGCAGGGTAGAGTTGCGGAAGGAGCCAGACAGGGCTGGAGCCTGTGATGtcaaggtttgagatgtgtctattgcaatgcaagaagtatttcGATCAAAGCTGATGAGCTTAGAGGGCGGATCAGTACTTGgacctatgatgttgtggccattacagagacttggctcagCGGCAGGAATgtttacttcgagtgccaggctttggatgtttcagaaaggacagcgagggaggcaaaagaggtgggggcgtggcactgttgatcacagatagcgtcacggctgcagaaaaggatgaagtcatggagggattgtctacggagtccctGTGGATGgatgttaggaacaggaaggggtcaataacattactgtgtgttttttataggctgcccaatagtaacagggacatagaggagcagatagggaaacagatcctggaaaggtgtaataataacagggttgtcgtggtgggagattttaatttcccaaatatcgattggcatgcccctagagcaaggggtgtagatggggtggagtttgttaggtgtgttcaagaaggttttgtTGACATACgataccatagcattggagagggataggaacaggcaagttaggaaagcgtttaattggagtcagGGAAAAtttgagactatcaggcaggaacttggaagcataaattgggaatggatgttctcagggaaatgtacggaagaaatgtggcaaatgttcaggggatatttgcgtggagttctgcataggtatgttccaatgagacagggaaaggatagtagggcgcaggaaccgtggtgtacaaaggctgttgtaaatctagtcaagaagaaaagaaaagcttaggaaaggttaaaaaaaaaaactaggtaatgatagagatctaggagattataatgctagcaggaaggagtttaagaatgaaatttggaGTGCCAGAAAGGGTCATGTGAAGGTCTTggaggacaggattaaggaaaaccccaaggcatgctacaagtatgtgaagagcaagagaacaagacaagagagaataggaccaatcaagtgtgacagtggaaaagtgtgtacggaaccagaggagataggagaggtacttaatgaatacttttcttcagtattcactgcagaaaaggatcttgatgattgtagggatgacttacagcagactgaaaagcttgagcatgtaggtattaagaaagaggatgtgcaggaggttttggaaagcatcaagttggataagtcaccaggaccggatgaaatgtatcctaggctactgtgggaggcgaggggagGAGATCACTGAACCTCTGGCAaagatatttgcatcatcaacggGAGCGGGAGAGGCTCCGGAGaattggctttgtgaaaggcaggttgtgccttacgagcctgattgaatttgtatatggatttcagcaaggcatttgatacagtaccccaggcaaggcttattgagaaagtaaggaggcatgggatccaaggagacattgctttgtggatccagaacctgCTTCCGTACAGAAAGCAAAGggaggttgtagacgggtcatattctgcatggaggtcgatgaccagtggtgtgcctcagggatctgttctgggacccctactctttgtgatttttataaatgacctggacgaggaagtggagggatgggttagtaaatttactgatgacacaaaggttgggggtgttgttgatagtgtggagcgctgtcagaggttacagtgggacattgataggatgcaaaactgggctgagaagtggcagatggagttcaacccagataagtgtgaagtggttcattttagtaggtcaaatataatggcagaatagagcattaatggtaagactgttggcagtgtggaggatcagagggatcttggggtccaagtccataggacactcaaagttgctgtgcaggttgactctgtggttaaaacagcgatggtgcattggccttcatcaatcgtgggattgagtttaggagctgagaggtaatgttgcagctatataggaccctggtcagacccctcttggagtactgtgctcagttctggtcgcctcactacaggaaggatgtggaaaccatagaaaaggtgcagaggagatttataaggatgttgcctggattggagaccatgccttatgagaatagtttgaggtgtacaagatgatgagaggcattgatcgtgtggctctTCAGAGCCTTtcccccggggctgaaatggctagtacgagagggcacagttttaaggtgcttggaagtaggtacagaggagatgtcaggagtaagtttttacgcagggagtggtgagtgcgtggaatgggctgccggcaacggtggtggaggcggatacgatggggtcctttaagagactcctggataggtacatggagcttagaaaaatagaaggctgtgggtaaccctaggtaatttctaagataaggacatgttcggcacaggggccagtattgtgctgtaggatttctatgtttctacgtttctcTGTGTCAGTCGGTGGCAATCTCTGACATCGTTGTGTATACACGCATTATCATCACTTTGGTAGCATCAGCCTTCGATATCCCGGGATAGAGTGATCAATCAACTGTAGCGCTCAAACTGTGGCAGATTAGAGAACTGTGGCTGCTCAGTCAACTTATCCTGCGGCATGTAACGCAGCTTCCGACCCACAAAACCTTTCATCAGCATATGAAAAGACTAATCACGGATACGATTGAATATTGAACCCTTCCCGGCTTCATTGCATCTCAACACTACCCAGCTCTAAACGGGCACCGTGAGTGGGAAATCCCGACTGTATCATCCCTTCGCCCTTGGCTCACTTTGACTTGTGTGGATCCTATCTACAAAATACTCAGCTATTACTCGTCCACCTTACTCAGACTGTATCTCCCAAACCGGTGCCCCAAAAGGAAAGTGGTTGCAGTGGCAGAGGAAGACTACCTACCGAAAAGTTGTGCCCTGGCTCACTGACCGACGTGGCATGGAATTATCAATGCTGGGTCCAAATACTCCAATTCTGCGAGGAATAATGATGATTAATACTGCAGTTTACGGAAGTGATTCATCATCCCCCTCTCTATGCCACTGAAGTCTGTGGAATATATGGCGACAGACCCCAGCCTGTATATAGAGATGAGGAAAGATGGGAAGTAAAGTGATACTGAGACTGGTGACT is part of the Hemitrygon akajei chromosome 18, sHemAka1.3, whole genome shotgun sequence genome and encodes:
- the LOC140741353 gene encoding heat shock protein beta-11-like — encoded protein: MLSCRTCQTSRLFQQPVHTLWPVPLTVFEPLECNVWKQVEEMRKGMNFMERIFEELAKEFWGERPRIRAGAEGGQNGTVDKSGDGFSVSLDVPRFSPEELKVKVLGRKVLVTGKYEKKSDDGSGSFSYRLEEFRREFQLPEGVDAQSVKCCLTQDGVIKVQAPRLALTAVDERIVPINSESDTASSPRQNPGEEAQENESGAAEGNNQTKMDSSV
- the LOC140741393 gene encoding heat shock protein beta-11-like encodes the protein MRNRRPSHPSCLCQQPGNTPWPSLFTRVDPFELTAWKQIEQMRKGMNFIDRAVEGVAKQSWNESAIIQRPGADHQGDQGGSVDKSGGNFSVSLDVSRFSPEELKVKVLGRKVLVTGKYEKKSDDGSGSYSYRLEEFRREFQLPEGVDAESVKCCLTQDGVLKVQAPRLALTAVDERIVPINSESDTASSPRQNPGEEAQENESGAAEGNIQTKMDNSV